A genomic segment from Methanolobus zinderi encodes:
- a CDS encoding DUF1269 domain-containing protein, protein MAMTTLTVLKFEESDGAEKALEVIEDLNKQQLITLHDAAIVSWPEGKKKPKTEQLTSMTGAGALSGAFWGMLFGILFFVPFLGMAFGAAMGALAGSMADVGISDDFIKSVRSKVTEGTSALFLMTSGAVMDKVVDAMKDHKFELIASNLTKEQEEKLREAFAEEE, encoded by the coding sequence ATGGCAATGACAACTTTAACCGTCCTTAAATTTGAAGAATCGGACGGAGCAGAGAAAGCTCTTGAGGTGATAGAAGATCTGAACAAGCAACAACTGATCACGTTGCATGATGCAGCGATAGTGAGCTGGCCTGAAGGCAAGAAGAAACCAAAGACAGAACAACTTACCAGTATGACAGGGGCGGGTGCTTTAAGCGGTGCATTCTGGGGAATGCTCTTTGGGATACTATTCTTTGTCCCGTTCCTGGGAATGGCCTTCGGGGCAGCCATGGGTGCACTGGCAGGTTCCATGGCAGATGTGGGTATCAGTGATGATTTCATTAAATCTGTCAGAAGCAAGGTGACAGAAGGCACATCAGCACTTTTCCTGATGACCAGCGGTGCTGTTATGGACAAGGTCGTTGATGCCATGAAAGATCACAAATTTGAACTTATCGCATCCAACCTTACCAAGGAACAGGAAGAAAAGCTTCGTGAAGCCTTTGCAGAAGAAGAATAA
- a CDS encoding DUF4349 domain-containing protein yields the protein MKKIYSLLTVFLTILVLIASGCMGINDYETSQSSDRASNIAYEEEAAYYPVDGVSEEADYGGAGTGSANRKTITTVEMSIEVDDAAATIDTITDATIASGGYVSSSSVYDLNYNSDTRKAGYITVRVPESDYPVFLETVEGLGDVQSKSVSGQDVTEEYIDVSARLENLRNQEVRLNEILNMSTTVEEVLSVEKELERVRGDIESLTGRLEYLDNRIEFTTINIRVTEPSPINQSWGLRDALSESVQGFISMVNALIVLAGYLLPIVILLTLLGGLVIGIRRMAKR from the coding sequence ATGAAAAAGATATATTCTCTATTAACGGTTTTCCTGACAATCCTTGTCCTGATCGCAAGCGGTTGTATGGGGATTAATGATTATGAGACCTCCCAGTCATCAGACAGGGCATCAAATATCGCATATGAAGAAGAAGCGGCTTACTATCCGGTAGACGGGGTTTCTGAGGAAGCCGATTATGGTGGAGCAGGTACAGGTTCTGCGAACCGCAAGACTATCACAACCGTGGAGATGTCCATAGAAGTGGATGATGCTGCGGCCACGATCGACACGATAACAGATGCAACCATAGCTTCCGGTGGTTATGTTTCAAGTTCATCGGTCTATGACCTCAACTACAACTCGGACACCAGGAAAGCCGGATATATTACTGTCAGGGTCCCGGAATCGGACTATCCTGTATTTCTTGAAACGGTGGAAGGGCTTGGAGATGTTCAGTCCAAAAGTGTAAGCGGTCAGGATGTGACCGAAGAGTATATCGATGTCAGTGCCCGTCTGGAAAATCTCAGAAATCAGGAGGTACGCCTGAACGAGATCCTGAACATGAGCACAACGGTCGAGGAAGTGCTGAGTGTCGAAAAAGAACTCGAACGTGTCCGTGGAGATATCGAAAGCCTTACCGGGCGTCTGGAATATCTGGATAACAGGATAGAGTTCACAACGATAAACATACGTGTGACCGAACCCAGTCCGATAAACCAGTCCTGGGGACTCCGGGATGCGCTTTCCGAATCTGTGCAGGGCTTTATCTCAATGGTCAATGCGCTGATCGTACTGGCAGGTTATCTCCTTCCGATAGTGATATTACTGACACTGCTTGGAGGACTTGTCATTGGTATAAGGCGGATGGCAAAAAGATAA
- the nrdD gene encoding anaerobic ribonucleoside-triphosphate reductase — MKSLTKPHAIQKTLDGQTISIMPKVRTTVGHMVDWDRNIIIDQLLKETKLAERFHGKPGMEKEEAQEVAKEVERRIRSLDLKFLSGPLIREIVNIVLLERGHIEWRNISTRVGTPVYDACEIDLGSGFEAKDNANLQENAETSHKKKADKISKEQYLLLLPPKTADLHLNGDLHIHDLEYLGTRAFCQDWDLRYFFYYGLMPDGSGAKASVAGPAMKAEVAILHAVKALGSAQTNFAGGQGFYNFLTFLAPYFEGKSYTDIKQLMQMFVYEMTQMMVARGGQVVFSSVQLSPGVPKLWRDKPAVYKGRVHDGTNDTQKRTYGEFEREVRLSFKALMDVMIEGDNWGKPFNFPKPEISIEPDFMEEDEFFNRAHPDLPGYEELYDMTFELAAKFGTPYFDNQLPEYRGAGEGISCYQCCAYQFSANADADDSFEDKLLFKDGKHFSMGSWQVVSLNCPRAAYRANGDDNALFADLKNLMDECIKLFKTKRSWMESIIENNRMPFATQRPKDPVTGKKGAIAVDIDALVCTIGVVGINEMIQYHVGSQVHESKDAFKFAIRVMTEMEMYAHQLSQKHGLEIALARTPAETTGQRFSVSDLLHDEYRDCALEVVKGDKETALAKLGKAHDLPVYYTNGTHVPPGADISLIDRINIEHVFFPIVDGGNICHIWMGEGAPDAKGLKEFATNIARNTQIGYFAFTKDMTVCLNDFHIMSGLKCSCENCGSEDVEQLSRVTGYVQAVNGWNNAKKQELADRMRYSSSDMI; from the coding sequence ATGAAATCGCTTACAAAACCACATGCCATTCAAAAGACACTTGATGGTCAAACTATCTCCATAATGCCCAAGGTCCGTACCACAGTGGGGCATATGGTTGACTGGGACCGCAATATCATTATCGACCAGTTATTAAAAGAAACCAAACTTGCAGAAAGGTTCCACGGCAAACCCGGTATGGAGAAAGAAGAGGCCCAGGAAGTTGCAAAAGAGGTCGAACGCCGTATCAGGAGTCTTGACCTGAAATTTCTCTCAGGCCCTCTTATCAGGGAGATAGTAAATATAGTACTTCTTGAAAGGGGACATATAGAATGGAGGAACATCTCTACAAGGGTAGGTACTCCTGTCTATGATGCCTGTGAGATCGATCTTGGAAGCGGTTTTGAAGCCAAGGACAACGCCAATCTCCAGGAGAATGCCGAAACCTCACACAAGAAAAAGGCTGACAAGATATCCAAAGAACAATATCTCCTGCTTCTGCCTCCAAAGACAGCTGACCTGCATCTTAATGGTGATCTTCATATACATGACCTTGAATATCTCGGAACCCGTGCCTTCTGTCAGGACTGGGACCTGAGGTACTTCTTCTACTATGGTCTCATGCCGGATGGCTCAGGTGCAAAGGCAAGTGTTGCAGGTCCTGCAATGAAGGCTGAAGTCGCCATACTGCACGCCGTGAAGGCACTGGGAAGCGCCCAGACCAACTTTGCAGGCGGGCAGGGTTTCTACAATTTCCTTACATTCCTTGCACCTTATTTCGAAGGCAAGAGCTACACAGATATAAAGCAGCTCATGCAGATGTTCGTGTATGAGATGACCCAGATGATGGTTGCACGTGGCGGACAGGTTGTTTTCTCCTCCGTTCAGCTTTCCCCCGGCGTACCAAAGCTCTGGAGAGACAAGCCCGCAGTCTATAAGGGCAGGGTGCATGATGGAACCAACGATACCCAGAAGCGTACATACGGTGAGTTCGAGCGTGAAGTACGTCTGTCTTTCAAGGCTCTCATGGATGTCATGATAGAGGGTGACAACTGGGGCAAACCGTTCAACTTCCCAAAGCCGGAGATCTCAATCGAGCCTGACTTCATGGAAGAGGATGAGTTCTTCAACAGGGCACATCCTGACCTGCCAGGCTACGAGGAACTGTATGACATGACCTTCGAGCTGGCAGCTAAGTTTGGCACACCATATTTCGATAATCAGTTACCTGAATACAGAGGAGCAGGCGAGGGTATATCCTGCTATCAGTGTTGTGCATACCAGTTCTCAGCCAACGCTGATGCTGATGACAGTTTCGAGGATAAGCTCCTGTTCAAGGACGGAAAGCACTTTTCCATGGGTTCCTGGCAGGTTGTCTCCCTTAACTGTCCGAGGGCTGCATACAGGGCTAACGGGGATGACAATGCCCTGTTCGCAGACCTCAAGAACCTCATGGACGAGTGTATAAAACTCTTCAAGACAAAGCGCAGCTGGATGGAGAGTATCATCGAGAACAACAGAATGCCCTTTGCCACTCAGAGACCTAAGGATCCTGTTACAGGTAAGAAGGGTGCCATCGCAGTGGATATCGATGCACTTGTGTGCACCATCGGTGTCGTTGGTATAAACGAAATGATCCAGTATCATGTTGGTTCCCAGGTCCACGAGTCAAAGGATGCCTTCAAGTTTGCAATCAGGGTAATGACCGAGATGGAGATGTACGCACACCAGCTCAGCCAGAAACATGGTTTGGAAATCGCACTTGCGCGTACACCTGCAGAGACCACAGGTCAGAGGTTCTCTGTATCAGACCTCCTGCATGATGAGTACAGGGACTGCGCACTCGAGGTTGTCAAAGGTGACAAGGAAACAGCTCTTGCAAAGCTCGGCAAGGCACACGACCTTCCGGTCTACTACACCAACGGTACCCATGTACCTCCAGGGGCCGATATATCCCTTATTGACAGGATCAATATCGAGCATGTCTTCTTCCCGATAGTTGACGGTGGTAACATCTGCCACATCTGGATGGGAGAAGGTGCGCCCGATGCAAAGGGACTCAAGGAATTCGCCACGAACATTGCGAGGAACACTCAGATCGGCTATTTCGCATTCACAAAGGACATGACAGTCTGTCTCAATGACTTCCACATAATGTCCGGCCTGAAATGTTCCTGTGAGAATTGTGGCTCTGAAGATGTCGAACAGCTTTCAAGGGTTACAGGCTATGTACAGGCCGTAAACGGCTGGAACAATGCCAAGAAGCAGGAGCTTGCAGACAGAATGCGCTACAGTTCAAGCGATATGATCTGA
- a CDS encoding anaerobic ribonucleoside-triphosphate reductase activating protein, with protein sequence MKINYGNSVPISTIDWHGRVSVVFFLRGCPFRCPYCQNYELLVESNMVDISVLEAAIRKSRPFVSSMVLSGGEPLMQKKACMHLARFAKDNGLLVGIHTCGYYPKMIAEMINEGLADKFFIDVKAPLDDPGMYGKAIGCCSTQSAGECTKVNPGEAVKNVSESILNVLHRHVELELRTTAIRDFIGNADDISKIAASIFNLTGNRNISYVIQQGIPEHAMLESMRDTRPYSRDEMLELAAAAHEFLDDVWVRTKEKGNEKV encoded by the coding sequence ATGAAAATCAATTACGGAAATTCTGTTCCGATCTCTACTATAGACTGGCACGGGCGTGTGTCAGTCGTCTTTTTTTTACGTGGATGTCCTTTCCGGTGTCCTTATTGCCAGAATTATGAATTGCTTGTCGAAAGCAACATGGTCGATATTTCAGTTCTAGAAGCAGCCATCAGGAAATCCAGGCCTTTTGTCAGCAGCATGGTACTCTCCGGCGGAGAGCCTCTCATGCAAAAGAAGGCATGTATGCATCTTGCACGTTTTGCAAAGGACAATGGTCTGCTTGTGGGAATACACACCTGTGGCTATTATCCGAAAATGATTGCCGAAATGATAAATGAAGGTCTTGCTGACAAGTTCTTTATAGATGTCAAGGCCCCTCTTGATGATCCTGGTATGTATGGTAAGGCAATTGGCTGCTGTTCAACTCAGTCTGCTGGCGAGTGTACTAAAGTCAATCCTGGTGAAGCTGTGAAGAATGTATCAGAGTCTATTCTTAATGTCCTGCACAGACACGTTGAACTTGAACTGAGGACAACTGCCATCAGGGATTTCATCGGTAATGCGGATGACATCTCAAAAATAGCTGCTTCCATCTTCAACCTAACCGGAAACAGAAATATTTCATATGTCATCCAGCAGGGTATTCCGGAACACGCAATGCTTGAAAGTATGAGGGATACCAGACCGTACAGCAGGGATGAGATGCTTGAGCTTGCCGCTGCTGCCCATGAGTTTCTGGATGATGTGTGGGTCAGGACAAAAGAGAAGGGTAATGAGAAGGTCTAG
- a CDS encoding glutaredoxin family protein encodes MAEVIIYTTETCPKCEQLKKVLNSKGIPFKTADMSTPEALTELKFNGVFTMTAPVLQVDDEFLTHKDLFKGPDVNLDALGSLV; translated from the coding sequence ATGGCTGAAGTGATTATATATACAACAGAAACATGCCCGAAATGTGAACAGCTGAAAAAGGTACTTAATTCAAAGGGTATCCCTTTCAAAACAGCCGACATGTCAACTCCTGAAGCCCTCACTGAACTTAAATTCAATGGTGTTTTCACGATGACCGCACCTGTCCTGCAGGTAGACGACGAGTTTTTAACTCATAAGGACCTCTTCAAGGGTCCTGACGTTAACCTGGATGCGCTGGGCAGTCTTGTCTGA
- the radB gene encoding DNA repair and recombination protein RadB, producing MSKQLSSGSQSIDRLLDGGFENGIVTQIFGEAGSGKTNLCMQLAVECVRSGKKVIYIDTEAISPQRFKQIAGENAKEIARGIIIFEPTSFEEQYASVKEIEKLVSDRIGLIVVDSATAFYRFELDQDESSIRSRRELSNQIGFLHGVARKYKLAVVITNQVYSDVVSGKLKPIGGSGIEHISKTIMQLEKTGEGTRRARLWKHRSIPEGKTVDFRITNKGIR from the coding sequence ATAAGCAAACAGCTATCATCCGGCAGCCAGTCAATAGACAGACTCCTTGACGGAGGATTTGAAAACGGTATCGTAACACAGATATTCGGCGAGGCAGGCAGCGGTAAGACCAATCTGTGTATGCAGCTTGCAGTGGAGTGTGTCAGGAGCGGCAAGAAGGTCATCTACATTGACACGGAAGCCATCTCACCCCAGAGGTTCAAACAGATTGCCGGGGAGAATGCAAAGGAGATAGCTAGAGGAATCATTATCTTTGAGCCCACCAGTTTCGAAGAACAATACGCCTCGGTCAAGGAAATAGAGAAACTGGTTTCTGACAGGATAGGTCTTATAGTGGTGGATTCTGCCACAGCTTTCTATAGATTTGAGCTTGATCAGGACGAATCAAGTATCAGATCAAGAAGGGAGCTTTCCAACCAGATAGGTTTTTTGCACGGTGTCGCACGTAAATACAAACTGGCTGTCGTGATAACAAACCAGGTCTACAGCGACGTGGTATCAGGTAAACTTAAACCCATAGGTGGCAGTGGTATAGAACATATATCCAAGACTATCATGCAACTGGAAAAAACAGGAGAGGGTACAAGACGTGCCAGACTCTGGAAACACCGCTCGATCCCCGAAGGCAAAACCGTTGATTTCAGGATCACAAACAAAGGCATCAGGTAA
- a CDS encoding LURP-one-related/scramblase family protein — protein sequence MLRRREGAGRPGPLRSRGAPAATAEEQGIGTRFKMRQRFFTIGDRFFIEDENGNRIFRIENKVLRLRKTLKFQDLDGNDIYKIQEKVARIRDTMEIEKDGHTVAKVHNAMITPLRDRWSISITDGEDLKAKGNILNHEYKIMRNGQVIGEVSKKWFRVRDTYGVDVREGEDAALILAITAVIDTMAHEGR from the coding sequence ATGTTAAGAAGAAGAGAAGGAGCCGGCAGGCCAGGACCACTTCGAAGCAGAGGTGCCCCTGCAGCTACCGCAGAAGAACAAGGCATTGGCACACGGTTCAAAATGCGCCAGCGCTTTTTTACAATTGGTGATCGTTTTTTTATTGAGGATGAAAATGGAAACCGGATATTCAGAATAGAGAACAAGGTGCTTCGTTTACGCAAGACGCTGAAGTTCCAGGATCTTGATGGTAATGATATCTACAAGATACAGGAGAAAGTGGCACGTATACGTGACACCATGGAGATCGAGAAGGATGGCCACACTGTAGCTAAGGTTCACAACGCCATGATCACACCACTTCGGGACCGCTGGAGCATCTCCATTACGGATGGTGAAGACCTGAAAGCCAAGGGCAATATCCTGAACCATGAATATAAGATCATGAGAAATGGCCAGGTAATCGGGGAAGTTTCTAAAAAGTGGTTCCGCGTACGCGACACATACGGAGTTGACGTGCGTGAAGGAGAAGATGCGGCACTGATCCTTGCCATAACTGCGGTCATTGATACCATGGCACATGAAGGACGTTAA
- a CDS encoding HD domain-containing protein: MQKPMLIHDPVHKTVILDELEQMLVNTRHLQRLRNIQQLGLVDNVYPGANHTRFEHSIGTMHMASVIGSSLELEQEDIRKIRLAGLLHDVGHPAFSHVVEGVLKRDASLQPVVDGVHFIKHEAFTRQIISQYLPEDGAISAYVEKEFDTDPHVFFREISKIATGDTLQLKKPYLAQIIADDVDADRIDFLLRDSYHTGVSFGMIDVDQIVRSLMIKDGNIVLGSSEGSGYDEDMALTAAESMLISRAHHYTAIIHNPKTQASRMMLLRALEDALGQFEDKNGTRSAREEVVSFFTEYNDDDLLAFIRENASEKSCHLLNDIRDGNIFAPVSRLNQKTISPKIRMTLSTIARSGVATKKLEDLIAGELGDVLVDLSVASGVPKSMRIVIGDEDAFFYDESALANGLVRAISRQLSLTAFAHPDLAKNMDEEAISVKLREAVDRLSPKLLHFIRTEQYLPVEGIILLFFGVQSLFQDEKDGFISIPRLRHITWLYRTIRHLRESVRLKNLFDYSFHDKYGFPYSEKLFEDIQKLVAMGIVDEDLRYYEKGGRFRQSYEYVLTWDGVQYARTLADAYSPEFEEIMDYLEMNKHAIPRDIVTIPVKRYASGKR, from the coding sequence ATGCAAAAGCCCATGCTCATACATGACCCTGTGCACAAGACCGTGATACTTGACGAGCTGGAACAGATGCTTGTCAATACCAGGCACCTGCAGAGGCTCAGGAATATCCAGCAACTGGGACTTGTGGACAATGTCTATCCCGGTGCCAACCATACCCGTTTTGAGCACAGCATCGGGACAATGCATATGGCGTCGGTTATCGGGAGCTCCCTGGAACTGGAACAGGAGGATATCCGTAAGATTCGGCTTGCAGGCCTTTTGCATGATGTGGGTCATCCAGCATTCTCTCATGTAGTGGAGGGGGTCCTCAAACGTGATGCTTCATTACAACCGGTGGTAGATGGTGTACACTTTATCAAACATGAGGCTTTCACCAGGCAGATCATTTCCCAATATTTGCCGGAGGACGGTGCCATATCAGCTTATGTGGAAAAGGAATTTGATACCGATCCGCATGTATTTTTCAGGGAAATATCAAAGATTGCTACAGGTGACACTTTGCAACTCAAAAAACCCTATCTTGCACAGATCATTGCTGACGATGTAGATGCTGACCGCATAGATTTTCTACTCAGGGATTCCTATCACACAGGTGTTTCTTTTGGCATGATAGACGTGGACCAGATCGTCCGCAGTCTTATGATAAAGGATGGCAATATCGTTCTTGGGAGTTCCGAGGGCTCGGGTTATGATGAGGACATGGCACTTACGGCAGCTGAATCCATGCTGATATCACGTGCACATCACTACACAGCTATCATACACAATCCAAAGACCCAGGCATCACGCATGATGCTGCTGCGTGCACTTGAGGACGCGCTCGGGCAGTTTGAGGATAAGAACGGGACCAGAAGTGCCAGAGAAGAAGTCGTAAGTTTCTTTACTGAGTATAATGACGATGACCTTCTGGCTTTTATCAGGGAAAATGCATCGGAAAAATCCTGCCATCTGCTGAATGATATCCGTGACGGTAACATATTCGCACCTGTCTCAAGGCTCAACCAGAAGACGATTTCACCCAAAATCAGGATGACATTATCCACCATCGCACGCAGCGGTGTGGCAACAAAGAAGCTGGAGGATCTGATTGCAGGAGAGCTGGGTGATGTCCTGGTGGATCTGAGTGTTGCATCCGGTGTCCCGAAAAGCATGAGGATAGTGATCGGGGATGAGGACGCTTTTTTCTATGATGAATCAGCCCTTGCAAACGGTCTTGTACGTGCCATATCAAGACAGCTGTCACTGACCGCATTCGCACATCCCGATCTTGCAAAGAATATGGATGAGGAAGCCATCTCTGTGAAACTCAGGGAGGCTGTGGACAGATTATCTCCTAAACTGCTCCATTTTATCCGTACCGAACAATATCTGCCGGTTGAAGGTATAATACTGCTGTTCTTTGGTGTTCAGAGTCTTTTCCAGGATGAAAAGGATGGTTTTATCTCAATTCCACGTCTGAGGCATATAACCTGGCTGTACCGTACTATCAGGCACCTGAGAGAATCTGTGAGACTCAAGAACCTGTTCGATTACTCTTTCCATGATAAATATGGGTTCCCTTATAGTGAAAAACTCTTTGAGGACATACAGAAACTTGTAGCCATGGGTATAGTGGATGAGGACCTGCGTTACTATGAGAAAGGTGGGAGATTCCGGCAGAGTTATGAATATGTGCTCACATGGGATGGTGTCCAGTATGCAAGGACACTTGCCGATGCCTACAGTCCAGAGTTCGAAGAGATCATGGATTACCTTGAAATGAACAAACACGCAATCCCCAGGGATATTGTTACCATTCCGGTCAAGAGGTATGCATCAGGAAAACGCTAG
- a CDS encoding tRNA (adenine-N1)-methyltransferase, whose protein sequence is MQSGELIMLKTSHRGKVREFIVNVSEDEFHTDFGIIDLSVMLDKSPGDSVTSHKGQEFTIQRPRMPDFFNHAKRTGAPMMPKDIGSIIAYTGLNKDDSVLDAGTGSGILAMYLGSIAKRVLSYEVREEFVKVARQNMASAGLDNVEIRCGNIVEEISSIEESFDVVTLDTQESKDVIPHLRRVLNPGGFLMTYSPFFEQTKDIRKAIDDAGFYDVRTMEFSEREISFSERGTRPATSRVGHTGFITIARL, encoded by the coding sequence ATGCAATCAGGCGAATTGATAATGCTTAAGACCTCCCACAGGGGCAAGGTCAGGGAGTTTATTGTGAATGTATCCGAAGATGAGTTCCATACGGATTTCGGGATTATTGACCTCTCTGTTATGCTGGATAAATCTCCCGGTGACAGTGTGACATCCCACAAGGGTCAGGAATTTACCATACAGAGGCCGAGAATGCCTGATTTTTTCAATCATGCAAAGAGGACCGGTGCTCCCATGATGCCCAAGGACATAGGGTCGATAATTGCCTACACCGGTCTGAACAAAGATGACTCGGTACTTGATGCCGGCACAGGCTCGGGAATACTTGCGATGTACCTGGGTTCCATAGCAAAACGTGTCCTGAGCTATGAAGTTCGTGAGGAATTCGTCAAGGTTGCCAGACAGAACATGGCAAGTGCGGGACTTGACAACGTGGAGATAAGATGCGGTAATATCGTTGAAGAGATATCATCAATTGAAGAGAGCTTTGATGTTGTGACACTGGACACACAGGAGTCAAAGGATGTTATTCCGCATTTAAGAAGAGTATTGAACCCGGGTGGTTTTCTTATGACATATTCTCCTTTCTTCGAGCAGACAAAGGACATCAGAAAAGCAATTGATGACGCGGGTTTCTATGATGTCAGGACCATGGAATTTTCCGAGCGTGAGATCTCATTTTCAGAAAGAGGCACAAGGCCTGCAACTTCAAGGGTTGGCCATACGGGTTTTATCACAATAGCAAGGCTTTGA
- the thiL gene encoding thiamine-phosphate kinase produces the protein MKITQVSQMGERPLVGLLSVMFNKDSNEDLLIGPGNDDCAVLDISGEECLVATTDMLHRKTDFPPEMNPWQIGWMSAAVNLSDVASMGARPVGLLMAIGMSSDTHVSFVEKIARGMSDCAKACGTTVIGGDIDTHDELTITGTALGMVKKSKLLKREGARVGDKVCVTGFAGSAGAALHALQHGIEAPNSFLNALLEPYPRTEEGQALAHSGAVTCMMDTSDGLAMSLHDLADLNGVGFRIYESGLPVHEDIGRYVTSDPDEQTDFALYTGGDFELLFTVSPDKLDEANNACDLSIIGEVVEQTAGIRIERKEGTNLSIYRKGYLQLGS, from the coding sequence ATGAAAATCACACAAGTCTCACAGATGGGTGAAAGACCCCTTGTAGGCCTGCTGTCGGTCATGTTCAACAAGGATTCGAACGAAGACCTGCTGATCGGGCCGGGTAATGATGATTGTGCGGTACTTGATATCTCAGGTGAGGAATGCCTTGTGGCAACCACGGATATGTTGCACCGGAAAACGGACTTCCCTCCTGAGATGAACCCCTGGCAGATCGGCTGGATGTCTGCGGCAGTGAACCTGAGTGATGTGGCGTCCATGGGTGCGCGTCCTGTAGGCCTTCTCATGGCCATAGGAATGTCTTCTGATACGCATGTGTCCTTTGTGGAAAAAATAGCCCGTGGTATGTCGGATTGTGCAAAGGCATGCGGTACGACTGTGATCGGCGGGGATATTGACACTCACGATGAACTCACAATCACAGGAACAGCTCTTGGTATGGTGAAAAAGTCAAAGCTTCTGAAAAGGGAAGGTGCCAGGGTGGGTGATAAGGTCTGTGTAACAGGCTTTGCAGGCTCTGCAGGTGCTGCACTCCATGCTCTGCAGCATGGTATTGAAGCTCCAAATTCCTTTCTGAATGCACTGCTTGAGCCATATCCAAGAACCGAGGAAGGACAGGCACTTGCACATTCCGGTGCCGTGACATGTATGATGGACACAAGCGATGGCCTTGCAATGTCCCTGCATGACCTTGCTGACCTCAATGGCGTAGGATTCCGCATATATGAGTCCGGATTGCCCGTGCATGAGGATATAGGAAGATATGTAACATCAGATCCCGATGAACAGACTGACTTTGCACTTTACACAGGTGGCGACTTCGAATTGCTTTTCACCGTCTCTCCTGATAAACTGGATGAGGCAAATAACGCATGTGATTTAAGTATCATAGGTGAAGTAGTTGAACAAACAGCTGGTATTCGCATTGAACGAAAGGAAGGTACAAACCTGTCGATTTATCGTAAAGGTTATCTACAATTGGGAAGTTAA
- a CDS encoding AIM24 family protein yields the protein MALKQVKITLDDGGVIVEPGALHFHKGNIICDANVGGMGGLAKKMVKKKLTNEAAFNPLYRGVGEVFLEPSFSHFLIVTLKNGSIIVDKGLFYCAESSLEVGVASQKSISAGLFGGEGMFQTKISGTGTCILESPVPMSEILKYNLDNERLQVDGNFVLLRSDSVNFRVESSGKGIAGKLTSGEGLLQTFEGSGAVWLAPTQSVYRSISAGSIPSLATATYNRENPA from the coding sequence ATGGCCCTCAAACAGGTAAAGATAACACTGGATGATGGCGGAGTTATAGTTGAGCCGGGTGCTCTTCATTTCCACAAAGGAAACATCATATGTGATGCGAACGTCGGCGGGATGGGAGGACTTGCAAAGAAAATGGTGAAGAAAAAGCTCACGAACGAAGCTGCTTTCAATCCCCTGTACAGAGGTGTGGGTGAGGTATTTCTGGAACCAAGTTTCAGTCATTTCCTTATAGTTACATTGAAGAACGGTTCTATAATTGTAGACAAAGGTCTGTTCTACTGTGCCGAATCGAGTCTTGAGGTCGGTGTGGCAAGCCAGAAGAGCATAAGTGCGGGATTGTTCGGAGGCGAGGGCATGTTCCAGACAAAGATCAGTGGCACAGGTACGTGTATCCTGGAAAGTCCGGTTCCGATGTCTGAAATACTCAAATACAATCTTGATAATGAAAGACTCCAGGTGGACGGGAATTTTGTTCTGCTAAGGTCTGATTCTGTCAATTTCCGTGTTGAGAGCTCAGGCAAGGGGATTGCAGGCAAACTAACATCAGGAGAAGGTCTGCTCCAGACATTCGAAGGTTCCGGAGCTGTATGGCTTGCACCAACACAATCTGTTTACAGATCTATTTCCGCAGGTAGTATCCCTTCACTGGCTACTGCGACCTATAACAGGGAAAATCCGGCATAA
- a CDS encoding type II toxin-antitoxin system VapC family toxin, translating to MRFFVDTSIFIDCLRRNVVPSSRHFLESFGGEHIGFTSSITVAELSVGAHLAQREDALKKTLQLLEIVEIIDIDSKIAIDAGKIYASLVKEGKTIELNDCLIAATALSAGMNAIVTRNIKHFDRIPGITAVEPENI from the coding sequence ATGAGATTTTTTGTGGATACCTCCATATTTATCGACTGTCTGCGCAGGAATGTAGTACCTTCATCCCGGCATTTTCTAGAATCATTTGGAGGAGAACATATCGGATTTACTTCCTCCATCACAGTTGCCGAGCTGAGCGTCGGAGCACACCTTGCACAACGGGAGGATGCCCTCAAAAAGACACTGCAGCTGCTTGAAATCGTAGAAATAATAGATATTGATTCAAAAATTGCGATAGATGCAGGGAAGATATACGCTTCCCTTGTCAAAGAAGGAAAAACAATAGAACTGAATGACTGTCTTATAGCCGCCACAGCCCTATCTGCCGGAATGAACGCAATAGTGACACGGAACATAAAACACTTTGATAGAATTCCCGGAATCACGGCGGTCGAGCCTGAGAACATATAA